One Agrococcus jenensis genomic region harbors:
- a CDS encoding YggS family pyridoxal phosphate-dependent enzyme encodes MTDAPAARLAAFLEQLEDARRARGVTLIVVTKRHPAALVRELAEAGHRDFGESRHPESRDKAEELADLGLTWHFVGQLQRNKARQVARYADVLHSIDSTELVEVLEGGDERPRRDALVQVNLTDDPGRGGVAPADLDALAERVAASPALRLRGVMAVAPLGEKPGRAFERLARHAERVRAIDPDAQWISAGMSADWREALEHGATHLRIGTAITGNRPADG; translated from the coding sequence GTGACCGACGCCCCCGCCGCGCGCCTGGCCGCGTTCCTCGAGCAGCTCGAGGACGCGCGCCGGGCGCGCGGCGTCACGCTGATCGTGGTGACGAAGCGGCACCCTGCCGCGCTCGTCCGCGAGCTCGCCGAGGCGGGGCACCGCGACTTCGGCGAGAGCAGGCACCCGGAGTCGCGCGACAAGGCCGAGGAGCTCGCCGACCTCGGGCTCACGTGGCACTTCGTCGGTCAGCTCCAGCGCAACAAGGCGCGGCAGGTCGCGCGCTACGCCGACGTGCTGCACTCGATCGACTCGACCGAGCTCGTCGAGGTGCTCGAGGGCGGTGACGAGCGGCCGCGGCGCGACGCGCTCGTGCAGGTCAACCTCACGGACGACCCGGGTCGCGGCGGCGTCGCGCCGGCCGACCTCGACGCGCTCGCCGAGCGCGTCGCCGCCTCGCCGGCGCTGCGGCTCCGCGGCGTCATGGCGGTCGCGCCGCTCGGCGAGAAGCCGGGCAGGGCGTTCGAGCGCCTCGCCCGCCACGCGGAGCGCGTGCGCGCCATCGACCCCGACGCGCAGTGGATCTCGGCCGGCATGAGCGCCGACTGGCGCGAGGCGCTCGAGCACGGCGCGACACACCTGCGGATCGGCACCGCAATCACCGGAAACCGTCCGGCCGACGGATAG
- the murD gene encoding UDP-N-acetylmuramoyl-L-alanine--D-glutamate ligase → MTRVDDLASWHHDWSGLRVAVLGLGVTGFAAVDTLAELGAAVTAVAERVDDERRTILGVLDVPIVDAGRDEVPQALADAELVIASPGLRPDHPWLVAAADRGIPVWGDIELAWRVRDKVRAAEWILITGTNGKTTTTQLTAHMLRAAGLRVAPVGNIGTPVLDAVRDPQGFDVLVVELSSFQLHAMADDGPGALWPHSAACLNIDDDHIDWHGSAAAYRAAKAKVYRNARIAAVYGIDDPATQRMVEEAEVVEGCRAIGFGLGVPGPSDLGLVDGILVDRAFLDDRHRQALELGSLDDLEPGGLRSPHMTRNVLAAAALARAFGAEPAHVRDAIRSFRLDRHRTELIADVGGVRWVDDSKATNPHAAEGSLSAFERVVWIVGGLFKGADVAPLVERHARRIVAAVAIGVERGPVREAFARHAPGIPLVEVDTADTGAVMRLAVEAAAAHAAPGTTVLLAPAAASMDQFEDYAARGDRFAEAVRAQRDRAERDREGGAHGDDDGSRLDH, encoded by the coding sequence ATGACTCGCGTCGACGACCTCGCCTCCTGGCACCACGACTGGTCGGGGCTGCGCGTCGCCGTGCTCGGCCTCGGCGTGACGGGGTTCGCCGCCGTCGACACCCTCGCAGAGCTCGGCGCCGCCGTGACGGCGGTCGCCGAGCGCGTCGACGACGAGCGCCGCACGATCCTGGGCGTGCTCGACGTGCCGATCGTCGACGCCGGCCGCGACGAGGTGCCCCAGGCGCTCGCCGACGCGGAGCTCGTGATCGCGTCGCCGGGGCTCCGCCCCGACCACCCGTGGCTCGTCGCCGCGGCCGACCGCGGCATCCCGGTCTGGGGTGACATCGAGCTCGCCTGGCGGGTGCGCGACAAGGTGCGCGCGGCCGAGTGGATCCTCATCACCGGCACGAACGGCAAGACCACCACGACCCAGCTCACCGCGCACATGCTGCGCGCGGCGGGGCTCCGGGTCGCGCCGGTCGGCAACATCGGCACCCCCGTGCTCGACGCCGTCCGCGACCCGCAGGGCTTCGACGTGCTCGTGGTCGAGCTCTCGAGCTTCCAGCTGCACGCGATGGCCGACGACGGGCCGGGCGCGCTCTGGCCCCACTCGGCGGCGTGCCTCAACATCGACGACGACCACATCGACTGGCACGGCTCCGCGGCCGCGTACCGCGCCGCGAAGGCGAAGGTCTACCGCAACGCCCGCATCGCCGCCGTCTACGGCATCGACGACCCGGCCACGCAGCGCATGGTCGAGGAGGCGGAGGTCGTGGAGGGCTGCCGCGCGATCGGCTTCGGCCTCGGCGTGCCAGGGCCGAGCGACCTCGGCCTCGTCGACGGCATCCTCGTCGACCGCGCGTTCCTCGACGACCGGCACCGCCAGGCGCTCGAGCTCGGCAGCCTCGACGACCTCGAGCCCGGCGGCCTGCGGTCGCCGCACATGACGCGCAACGTGCTCGCCGCGGCCGCGCTCGCCCGGGCGTTCGGTGCCGAGCCCGCGCACGTGCGCGACGCCATCCGCTCGTTCCGGCTCGACCGCCACCGCACCGAGCTCATCGCCGACGTCGGCGGCGTGCGCTGGGTCGACGACTCCAAGGCGACGAACCCGCACGCGGCCGAGGGATCGCTGAGCGCCTTCGAGCGCGTCGTGTGGATCGTCGGCGGGCTCTTCAAGGGCGCCGACGTCGCGCCGCTCGTCGAGCGGCACGCCCGCCGCATCGTGGCCGCCGTCGCCATCGGCGTCGAGCGCGGTCCCGTGCGCGAGGCGTTCGCGCGACACGCGCCGGGCATCCCGCTCGTGGAGGTCGACACGGCGGACACTGGAGCCGTGATGCGGCTGGCCGTCGAGGCCGCCGCAGCGCACGCCGCGCCCGGCACCACGGTCCTGCTGGCGCCGGCGGCCGCATCCATGGACCAGTTCGAGGACTACGCAGCCCGAGGCGACCGCTTCGCCGAGGCCGTGCGGGCACAGCGAGATCGAGCCGAGCGAGATCGAGAAGGGGGAGCCCATGGTGACGACGACGGCTCCCGCCTCGACCACTGA
- the murC gene encoding UDP-N-acetylmuramate--L-alanine ligase: MIEPDLTQPIPETIERVHFIGIGGSGMSGIAHMMLDAGIAVSGSDRSGSATVDRLVERGAHVGIGHDAAHLPADVDAVVVTSALWPDNPELVAARERRVPVLHRSQALHVLARGKRVIAVAGAHGKTTTTGMLVVGLHGLGIDAGFVNGGVIGGLDASSGHGTSDAFVLEADESDGSFLLYDVAVALITNIDTDHLDHYGTPEAFDAAFAEFADRASEAVVISADDPGAQRVRALMRHERVITFGEAEDADVRIVDIRVGDVASCTVEIAGERFELEAGVPGRHNAVNAAGALATLVAMGVAPVDGARALAAFRGTGRRFELHGERRGVRVFDDYAHHPAEVDAALTAARTVIGDGRIIAIHQPHLYSRTRDMAGDFAAVYERVADHTVVLDVYGAREDPIPGVTGALVAERFEDPSDVDFLPDWQQAAERAAAIAREGDIIVTLSCGDVYRIIPQVLSALEVGDGA; the protein is encoded by the coding sequence GTGATCGAACCGGATCTCACCCAGCCGATCCCCGAGACGATCGAGCGGGTGCACTTCATCGGCATCGGCGGCTCGGGCATGTCGGGCATCGCGCACATGATGCTCGATGCCGGCATCGCCGTCTCGGGCTCCGACCGCTCGGGCTCCGCCACCGTCGACCGGCTCGTCGAGCGCGGCGCGCACGTCGGCATCGGCCACGACGCCGCCCACCTGCCCGCCGACGTCGACGCGGTCGTCGTCACGAGCGCGCTGTGGCCCGACAACCCCGAGCTCGTCGCCGCGCGCGAGCGCCGCGTGCCCGTGCTGCACCGCTCGCAGGCGCTGCACGTGCTCGCGCGCGGCAAGCGCGTCATCGCCGTCGCGGGCGCGCACGGCAAGACCACCACGACCGGGATGCTCGTCGTCGGCCTGCACGGGCTCGGCATCGACGCGGGCTTCGTGAACGGCGGCGTCATCGGCGGGCTCGACGCCTCGAGCGGCCACGGCACCTCCGACGCGTTCGTGCTCGAGGCCGACGAGTCCGACGGCTCGTTCCTGCTCTACGACGTCGCGGTCGCGCTCATCACGAACATCGACACCGACCACCTCGACCACTACGGCACGCCGGAGGCGTTCGACGCCGCGTTCGCCGAGTTCGCGGACCGCGCGAGCGAGGCGGTCGTCATCTCAGCGGACGACCCCGGCGCGCAGCGCGTGCGCGCGCTCATGCGCCACGAGCGCGTCATCACCTTCGGCGAGGCCGAGGACGCCGACGTGCGGATCGTCGACATCCGCGTGGGCGACGTCGCGTCGTGCACCGTCGAGATCGCGGGGGAGCGCTTCGAGCTCGAGGCGGGCGTGCCCGGCCGGCACAACGCCGTGAACGCCGCCGGCGCGCTCGCGACGCTCGTCGCGATGGGCGTCGCGCCGGTCGACGGCGCCAGGGCGCTCGCGGCCTTCCGCGGCACCGGCCGTCGCTTCGAGCTGCACGGCGAGCGGCGCGGCGTGCGCGTCTTCGACGACTACGCGCACCACCCCGCCGAGGTCGACGCCGCGCTCACGGCCGCCCGCACCGTCATCGGCGACGGCCGGATCATCGCGATCCACCAGCCGCACCTCTACTCGCGCACGCGTGACATGGCGGGCGACTTCGCCGCCGTCTACGAGCGGGTCGCCGACCACACGGTCGTGCTCGACGTCTACGGCGCGCGCGAGGACCCCATCCCCGGCGTCACCGGCGCGCTCGTCGCCGAGCGCTTCGAGGATCCGAGCGACGTCGACTTCCTGCCCGACTGGCAGCAGGCCGCCGAGCGGGCCGCGGCGATCGCCCGCGAGGGCGACATCATCGTCACGCTCTCGTGCGGCGACGTCTACCGGATCATCCCGCAGGTGCTGTCGGCGCTCGAGGTGGGCGACGGCGCGTGA
- a CDS encoding cell division protein FtsQ/DivIB — MRRPDGFDRLDEPAEQAAPGASPHDPAVHPVDLPAEDAEPPQRRWALSAYADLDDEPVFEPAAEPVPERGSHAQRVDRAWRAAQKAQRADEREEAREARRAAAQARRARVRSERAEVRRFTAGRRRQLRTALLAVGGLVLALLLLVGLVWSPLMSVRDVRVEGAERLDPAAVQAALADSVGEPIATVTEAGVAERLQAIPQVESFRLEVVPPSTVIVHIVERRPVAIVPGDGGEVVIDAAGVVLGGVAADTGSLPRLVGIEPGSEEFDAVASVLVSVPTEVLTATQTIEAGSPSDIRLTLASGQVVQWGGADESRLKADVVAALLATQDPAVARVLDVRAPEHPVVRGS; from the coding sequence GTGAGGCGACCTGACGGCTTCGACCGGCTCGACGAGCCGGCCGAGCAGGCGGCGCCGGGTGCGTCGCCGCACGACCCGGCCGTCCACCCCGTCGACCTGCCCGCCGAGGACGCCGAGCCGCCGCAGCGGCGCTGGGCGCTGAGCGCCTACGCCGACCTCGACGACGAGCCGGTCTTCGAGCCCGCCGCGGAGCCCGTGCCCGAGCGCGGCTCGCACGCCCAGCGCGTCGACCGGGCGTGGCGCGCCGCCCAGAAGGCGCAGCGCGCCGACGAGCGCGAGGAGGCCCGCGAGGCCCGCCGCGCGGCGGCGCAGGCGCGGCGTGCGCGCGTCCGCAGCGAGCGGGCGGAGGTGCGGCGATTCACCGCAGGCCGCCGGCGCCAGCTGCGCACGGCGCTGCTGGCCGTCGGCGGGCTCGTGCTCGCGCTGCTGCTGCTCGTCGGGCTCGTGTGGTCGCCGCTGATGTCGGTGCGCGACGTGCGCGTCGAGGGCGCCGAGCGGCTCGACCCCGCGGCGGTGCAGGCCGCGCTCGCCGACAGCGTCGGCGAGCCGATCGCCACCGTCACCGAGGCGGGCGTCGCCGAGCGGCTGCAGGCGATCCCGCAGGTGGAGTCGTTCCGGCTCGAGGTCGTGCCGCCGTCGACGGTCATCGTCCACATCGTCGAGCGCCGGCCGGTCGCGATCGTGCCTGGCGACGGTGGCGAGGTCGTGATCGACGCCGCGGGCGTGGTGCTCGGGGGTGTCGCCGCCGACACCGGCTCGCTGCCGCGGCTCGTCGGCATCGAGCCGGGGAGCGAGGAGTTCGACGCCGTCGCGAGCGTGCTCGTGTCGGTGCCGACCGAGGTGCTCACCGCGACGCAGACCATCGAGGCGGGCTCGCCCTCGGACATTCGCCTGACCCTCGCGAGCGGGCAGGTCGTGCAGTGGGGCGGCGCGGACGAGAGCCGGCTCAAGGCCGACGTGGTCGCCGCGCTGCTCGCGACCCAGGACCCCGCGGTCGCCCGCGTGCTCGACGTGCGAGCCCCCGAGCACCCGGTCGTGCGCGGGTCCTGA
- a CDS encoding YggT family protein, translating into MPFVSILAWIVYTAANLALYILWARIILDLVRQLRRDWKPSGFWLVLSVWLLRVTDPPLRLVRRVVRPVRVGGVMLDLAMLVLMLALIILIAIVNPFRFA; encoded by the coding sequence GTGCCCTTCGTCTCGATCCTCGCGTGGATCGTCTACACCGCCGCGAACCTCGCGCTCTACATCCTCTGGGCGCGCATCATCCTCGACCTGGTGCGGCAGCTGCGGCGCGACTGGAAGCCCTCGGGCTTCTGGCTCGTGCTGTCGGTGTGGCTCCTCCGCGTGACCGACCCGCCGCTGCGCCTCGTGCGCCGCGTCGTGCGGCCGGTGCGCGTCGGCGGGGTCATGCTCGACCTCGCCATGCTCGTGCTCATGCTCGCGCTGATCATCCTCATCGCGATCGTCAACCCCTTCCGCTTCGCCTGA
- a CDS encoding UDP-N-acetylglucosamine--N-acetylmuramyl-(pentapeptide) pyrophosphoryl-undecaprenol N-acetylglucosamine transferase, with translation MRVLLAGGGTAGHVNPLLATAQRLRERHPDAALVVLGTREGLERELVPRAGLELVTIEKLPFPRRPDLAALRFPARWRRAVRDVRALIRERRIDVVVGFGGYASAPAYRAARLEGVPIVIHEANAKPGMANLLGARWTDFVGLSYRSTRLAGELVGMPLRPEITGLDRAGLHDDACVELGLDPARRTLLVTGGSQGARSINRAIVAAAPDIVGAGWQVLHLSGGRQTDFEPARVPHYVAIEYLDRMHLALAAADLVVCRAGSLTVSELMAVGLPAVYVPLPYGNGEQGMNAADQVSAGGALLVADAEFTAEWVRARLVPLLRDADAIATMATASAGAGATDGSDRMSDLIERAAATRRQS, from the coding sequence GTGCGCGTCCTGCTCGCCGGCGGAGGCACCGCCGGCCACGTCAACCCGCTGCTCGCGACCGCGCAGCGGCTGCGCGAGCGGCACCCCGACGCGGCGCTCGTCGTGCTCGGCACCCGCGAGGGCCTCGAGCGCGAGCTCGTCCCGCGCGCCGGCCTCGAGCTCGTCACGATCGAGAAGCTGCCCTTCCCGCGTCGGCCCGACCTCGCCGCGCTGCGCTTCCCGGCGAGATGGCGGCGCGCCGTCCGCGACGTGCGCGCGCTCATCCGCGAGCGACGGATCGACGTCGTCGTCGGCTTCGGCGGCTACGCGTCCGCGCCCGCCTACCGCGCCGCGCGGCTCGAGGGCGTGCCGATCGTCATCCACGAGGCGAACGCGAAGCCGGGCATGGCCAACCTGCTCGGCGCTCGCTGGACCGACTTCGTGGGCCTCTCGTACCGGTCGACCCGGCTGGCCGGCGAGCTCGTCGGCATGCCGCTGCGCCCCGAGATCACCGGCCTCGACCGGGCGGGACTCCACGACGACGCGTGCGTCGAGCTGGGGCTCGACCCCGCGCGGCGCACGCTGCTCGTGACCGGCGGCTCGCAGGGCGCGCGCTCGATCAACCGCGCGATCGTCGCCGCCGCCCCCGACATCGTCGGCGCCGGCTGGCAGGTCCTGCACCTCTCCGGCGGCCGGCAGACCGACTTCGAGCCGGCCAGGGTGCCGCACTACGTCGCGATCGAGTACCTCGACCGCATGCACCTCGCGCTCGCCGCCGCCGACCTCGTCGTCTGCCGCGCGGGCAGCCTCACCGTGTCGGAGCTCATGGCCGTCGGCCTCCCCGCCGTCTACGTGCCGCTGCCGTACGGCAACGGCGAGCAGGGGATGAACGCGGCGGACCAGGTTTCCGCTGGTGGCGCACTGCTCGTCGCCGACGCCGAGTTCACGGCAGAATGGGTGCGCGCACGGCTCGTGCCGCTGCTGCGGGACGCAGACGCCATCGCCACGATGGCCACCGCGAGCGCGGGAGCCGGCGCGACGGACGGCAGCGACCGGATGAGCGACCTCATCGAGCGGGCCGCAGCCACGAGGAGGCAGTCGTGA
- the mraY gene encoding phospho-N-acetylmuramoyl-pentapeptide-transferase, with the protein MLVLLASAGIALLVSLLATPLFIRGFARIGWGQFIRDDGPQSHHVKRGTPTMGGLIFIVATLVGYFGGKLLGQDPPTLPALLVLLLIVGMGAVGFVDDYLKISNQRSLGLGGWAKVAGQLIVSVVFSVLVLTIPAGSTGMPLADPVISGVRDIPWLDLAPLGALGIILFVLWITVINVSAANAVNVTDGLDGLATGSMILSMVGYVFIAFWQFNQSCLSQLPPGDAARCYDVAQPLDIATLAATVMGALIGFLWWNTSPAQIFMGDVGSLALGGALAGFAVMTDTQLLLIVIAGLPIIVTGSVIVQRAYFKATGGKRVFLMTPLHHHFELKGWAEVTIVVRFWIITGLFVAAAVGAFYFEWTVHPR; encoded by the coding sequence ATGCTCGTGCTGCTCGCCTCCGCGGGGATCGCGCTGCTCGTGTCGCTGCTCGCGACGCCGCTGTTCATCCGCGGCTTCGCCCGCATCGGCTGGGGCCAGTTCATCCGCGACGACGGCCCGCAGTCGCACCACGTCAAGCGCGGCACGCCCACGATGGGCGGCCTCATCTTCATCGTGGCGACGCTCGTCGGCTACTTCGGCGGCAAGCTGCTGGGGCAGGACCCGCCCACGCTGCCGGCGCTGCTCGTGCTGCTGCTCATCGTGGGGATGGGCGCCGTCGGCTTCGTCGACGACTACCTGAAGATCTCGAACCAGCGATCCCTCGGCCTCGGCGGCTGGGCGAAGGTCGCCGGTCAGCTCATCGTCTCGGTCGTGTTCTCGGTGCTCGTGCTCACGATCCCGGCGGGATCGACGGGCATGCCGCTCGCCGACCCGGTGATCTCGGGCGTGCGCGACATCCCGTGGCTCGACCTCGCGCCGCTCGGCGCGCTCGGCATCATCCTGTTCGTGCTCTGGATCACCGTCATCAACGTCTCCGCGGCGAACGCGGTGAACGTCACCGACGGCCTCGACGGGCTCGCGACCGGCTCGATGATCCTGTCGATGGTCGGCTACGTGTTCATCGCGTTCTGGCAGTTCAACCAGTCGTGCCTCAGCCAGCTCCCGCCCGGCGACGCCGCCCGCTGCTACGACGTCGCGCAGCCGCTCGACATCGCCACGCTCGCCGCGACGGTCATGGGCGCGCTCATCGGGTTCCTCTGGTGGAACACGAGCCCCGCGCAGATCTTCATGGGCGACGTCGGCTCGCTCGCGCTCGGCGGCGCGCTCGCCGGCTTCGCGGTGATGACCGACACGCAGCTGCTGCTCATCGTGATCGCGGGCCTGCCCATCATCGTGACCGGCTCGGTGATCGTGCAGCGCGCCTACTTCAAGGCGACCGGCGGCAAGCGCGTGTTCCTCATGACGCCCCTGCACCACCACTTCGAGCTCAAGGGCTGGGCCGAGGTCACCATCGTGGTGCGCTTCTGGATCATCACCGGGCTCTTCGTCGCCGCGGCCGTCGGCGCGTTCTACTTCGAGTGGACGGTGCACCCGCGATGA
- the ftsZ gene encoding cell division protein FtsZ translates to MTSNNNYLAVIKVVGVGGGGVNAVNRMIDLGLRGVEFIAINTDAQALLLSDADVKLDVGRELTKGLGAGADPEVGRRAAEDHAEEIEEALAGADMVFVTAGEGGGTGTGGAPVVARIAKSLGALTVGVVTKPFSFEGNRRRQQAETGVEALKNEVDTLIVVPNDRLLEISDMGISMVEAFETADQVLLAGVQGITDLITTPGLINVDFADVKSVMQGAGSALMGIGSSRGADRAIKAAELAVASPLLEAKIDGAHGVLLSIQAGSNLGIHETYDAAKLVQEAVHPEANIIFGTVIDDTLGDEVRVTVIAAGFDGPGPVAKEDDSVIRTAARTEMGLRPASSSTPAAEPERRVVPTPPVADHLTGPVQPLTQVDEEEDEFLPDFLR, encoded by the coding sequence GTGACTTCCAACAACAACTACCTCGCCGTCATCAAGGTGGTCGGCGTGGGCGGCGGCGGCGTGAACGCCGTGAACCGCATGATCGATCTCGGCCTGCGAGGCGTCGAGTTCATCGCCATCAACACCGATGCGCAGGCGCTGCTGCTGAGCGACGCCGACGTCAAGCTCGACGTCGGCCGCGAGCTCACCAAGGGCCTCGGCGCGGGCGCCGACCCCGAGGTCGGCCGCCGCGCGGCAGAGGACCACGCAGAGGAGATCGAGGAGGCGCTCGCGGGCGCCGACATGGTCTTCGTCACCGCGGGCGAGGGCGGCGGCACCGGTACCGGTGGCGCACCCGTCGTCGCGCGCATCGCCAAGAGCCTCGGTGCGCTCACCGTCGGCGTCGTGACGAAGCCGTTCTCGTTCGAGGGCAACCGTCGCCGGCAGCAGGCAGAGACGGGCGTCGAGGCGCTCAAGAACGAGGTCGACACGCTCATCGTCGTGCCCAACGACCGCCTGCTCGAGATCAGCGACATGGGCATCTCGATGGTCGAGGCCTTCGAGACCGCCGACCAGGTGCTGCTCGCGGGCGTCCAGGGCATCACCGACCTCATCACCACGCCGGGCCTCATCAACGTCGACTTCGCCGACGTCAAGAGCGTCATGCAGGGCGCGGGCAGCGCCCTCATGGGCATCGGCTCGTCGCGCGGCGCCGACCGCGCCATCAAGGCGGCGGAGCTCGCGGTCGCGAGCCCGCTGCTCGAGGCCAAGATCGACGGCGCGCACGGCGTGCTGCTGTCGATCCAGGCCGGCAGCAACCTCGGCATCCACGAGACCTACGACGCGGCGAAGCTCGTGCAGGAGGCCGTGCACCCGGAGGCGAACATCATCTTCGGCACGGTCATCGACGACACGCTCGGCGACGAGGTCCGGGTGACGGTCATCGCGGCCGGTTTCGACGGCCCCGGCCCGGTGGCGAAGGAGGACGACTCCGTCATCCGCACCGCCGCGCGCACCGAGATGGGGCTGCGCCCCGCGAGCTCGAGCACGCCGGCGGCCGAGCCGGAGCGCCGGGTCGTCCCGACGCCCCCGGTCGCCGACCACCTCACCGGTCCGGTGCAGCCGCTCACGCAGGTGGACGAGGAGGAGGACGAGTTCCTCCCGGACTTCCTCCGCTGA
- the ftsW gene encoding putative lipid II flippase FtsW: MVTTTAPASTTDGGRAERTGRRALVRVRSMFGAPTLNAALLLGTTLFLVAFGLIMVLSSSSVESYVANASFFTDFAKQGAFAAIGIVLMLLAARLPATIWQRLAWIGVGLGIALQMLVFTPLGFGANGNRNWIGIGGFSLQPSEFVKVALCVWLAMIMTRKQKRIDSFWQAWIPAAPVAGLSIGLVLLGSDLGTVVIMVMLSFGALWFAGVKWWHLLLPVAGLVLLAVPVVLSSPSRVRRISAFVQGCTDADYYSGCWQQLHGTWALSAGGLFGVGLGNSRAKWSWLPEADNDYIFAIIGEELGLLGAAVVLALFALLAWTMLRIVRQATLQMTRVVTGAATVWLIGQAIVNIGVVLGLLPVLGVPLPFISSGGSQLIAALLIIGIVLSLERVDNPRYRGELSARG; encoded by the coding sequence ATGGTGACGACGACGGCTCCCGCCTCGACCACTGACGGCGGCCGCGCCGAGCGGACGGGCAGGCGCGCGCTCGTGCGCGTGCGGTCGATGTTCGGCGCGCCGACCCTCAACGCGGCGCTGCTGCTCGGCACGACGCTGTTCCTCGTCGCCTTCGGGCTCATCATGGTGCTCTCGTCGTCGTCGGTCGAGAGCTACGTCGCCAACGCCTCCTTCTTCACCGACTTCGCGAAGCAGGGCGCCTTCGCGGCCATCGGCATCGTGCTCATGCTGCTCGCCGCGCGGCTGCCCGCCACGATCTGGCAGCGCCTCGCGTGGATCGGCGTCGGCCTCGGCATCGCGCTGCAGATGCTCGTCTTCACGCCGCTCGGCTTCGGCGCGAACGGCAACCGCAACTGGATCGGCATCGGCGGCTTCTCGCTGCAGCCGTCGGAGTTCGTGAAGGTCGCGCTCTGCGTGTGGCTCGCCATGATCATGACCCGCAAGCAGAAGCGCATCGACAGCTTCTGGCAGGCGTGGATCCCCGCGGCACCCGTGGCCGGGCTCTCGATCGGGCTCGTGCTGCTCGGCAGCGACCTCGGCACCGTCGTCATCATGGTGATGCTGTCGTTCGGCGCGCTCTGGTTCGCGGGCGTCAAGTGGTGGCACCTGCTGCTGCCCGTCGCGGGCCTCGTGCTGCTCGCCGTGCCCGTCGTGCTCTCGAGCCCCTCGCGCGTGCGCCGCATCTCGGCCTTCGTGCAGGGCTGCACCGACGCCGACTACTACTCCGGATGCTGGCAGCAGCTGCACGGCACCTGGGCGCTCTCCGCCGGCGGCCTCTTCGGCGTCGGGCTCGGCAACTCGCGCGCCAAGTGGTCGTGGCTGCCCGAGGCCGACAACGACTACATCTTCGCCATCATCGGCGAGGAGCTCGGGCTCCTCGGCGCGGCCGTCGTGCTCGCGCTCTTCGCCCTGCTCGCCTGGACGATGCTGCGCATCGTGCGGCAGGCGACGCTGCAGATGACGCGCGTCGTCACGGGCGCCGCGACGGTCTGGCTCATCGGCCAGGCGATCGTGAACATCGGCGTGGTGCTCGGGCTGCTCCCGGTGCTCGGCGTGCCGCTGCCCTTCATCTCGTCCGGCGGCTCGCAGCTCATCGCCGCGCTCCTCATCATCGGCATCGTGCTCTCGCTCGAGCGGGTCGACAACCCCCGCTACCGCGGCGAGCTCTCGGCGAGGGGCTGA
- a CDS encoding cell division protein SepF, whose translation MSNALKKAAIYFGFAEEDELTQEVRPVERTEEQDRHDRAPQPRERVEEPRRAPVTKLRPAQKVSDMSEILTVHPRQYKDAKAIAEAFRDGTPVIINLSQMTDGDARRLIDFSAGLTQGLEGRIERVTTKVYLLTPEHIAVSGGRSVDEDTDSAVFAH comes from the coding sequence ATGAGCAACGCACTGAAGAAGGCGGCGATCTACTTCGGCTTCGCCGAGGAGGACGAGCTGACCCAGGAGGTCCGCCCTGTTGAGCGGACCGAGGAGCAGGACCGGCACGACCGTGCCCCGCAGCCGCGGGAGCGGGTGGAGGAGCCGCGTCGCGCGCCCGTCACCAAGCTCCGCCCGGCGCAGAAGGTGAGCGACATGAGCGAGATCCTGACGGTGCACCCGCGCCAGTACAAGGATGCCAAGGCGATCGCGGAGGCGTTCCGCGACGGGACCCCGGTGATCATCAACCTGTCGCAGATGACCGACGGCGACGCCCGTCGCCTGATCGACTTCTCCGCGGGCCTCACGCAGGGGCTCGAGGGCCGCATCGAGCGCGTCACGACGAAGGTGTACCTGCTGACGCCCGAGCACATCGCCGTCTCCGGCGGCCGCTCGGTCGACGAGGACACCGACTCGGCCGTCTTCGCGCACTGA